Proteins from a single region of Chloroflexota bacterium:
- a CDS encoding Trm112 family protein, giving the protein MPISEQLLEILRCPATKAQLRPLSSDEISQLNSRIESDEVTYQDGNVVDKPLEEGLITDDGATIYRIDENIPVMLIEMGIPTG; this is encoded by the coding sequence ATGCCCATAAGCGAACAACTACTCGAAATCCTGCGGTGCCCCGCTACCAAGGCGCAGTTGCGCCCTCTTTCAAGTGATGAGATCAGCCAGCTTAATTCCCGCATTGAAAGCGACGAGGTCACGTATCAAGACGGCAACGTGGTCGACAAGCCGCTGGAAGAAGGGCTGATTACCGATGACGGCGCCACAATCTACCGAATTGATGAGAACATCCCGGTAATGTTGATCGAGATGGGCATTCCCACAGGGTAG